Genomic segment of Oncorhynchus nerka isolate Pitt River linkage group LG10, Oner_Uvic_2.0, whole genome shotgun sequence:
GTCTTGAGGGTGTACAAACGCCACACATGGAACTTGTTAACACGGCTAACTGTGATACCTagctgtaacgttagctaattgtATAGCCACATTCCTCGTCAATTCTAGCAACATAATAGGGATGTGGCATTCATTTTCTTATTGTCCTCACTCTTTCCTTTACCTGCTCGGTGGCATTCATTTTCTTATTGTCCTCACTCTTTCCTTTACCTGCTCGATGGCATTCATTTTCTTATTGTCCTCACTCTTTCCTTTACCTGCTCGGTGGCATTCATTTTCTTATTGTCCTCACTCTTTCCTTTACCTGCTCGGTGGCATTCATTTTCTTATTGTCCTCACTCTTTCCCTTTACCTGCTCGGTGGCATTCATTTTCTTATTGTCCTCACTCTTTCCTTTACCTGCTCGGTGGCATTCATTTTCTTATGGTCCTCACTCTTTCCTTTACCTGCTCGGTGGCATTCATTTTCTTATTGTGCTCACTCTTTCCTTTACCTGCTCGGTGGCATTCATTTTCTTATTGTGCTCACTCTTTCCTTTACCTGCTCGGTGGCATTCATTTTCTTATTGTGCTCACTCTTTCCTTTACCTGCTCGGTGGCATTCATTTTCTTATTGTCCTCACTCTTTCCTTTACCTGCTCGGTGGCATTCATTTTCTTATTATCCTCACTCTTTCCTTTATCTGCTCGGTGGCATTCATTTTCTTACTGTCCTCACTCTTTCCTTTACCTGCTCGGTGGCATTCATTTTCTTATTGTCCTCACTCTTTCCTTTACCTGCTCGGTGGCATTCATTTTCTTATTGTGCTCACTCTTTCCTTTACCTGCTCGGTGGCATTCATTTTCTTATTGTCCTCACTCTTTCCTTTACCTGCTCGGTGGCATTCATTTTCTTATTATCCTCACTCTTTCCTTTATCTGCTCGGTGGCATTCATTTTCTTACTGTCCTCACTCTTTCCTTTACCTGCTCGGTGGCATTCATTTTCTTATTGTCCTCACTCTTTCCTTTACCTGCTCGGTGGCATTCATTTTCTTATTGTCCTCACTCTTTCCTTTATCTGCTCGGTGGCATTCATTTTCTTATTGTCCTCGCTCTTTTATTTACCTGCTCGGTGGCATTAATTTTCTTATTGTCCTCACTCTTTCCTTTACCTGCTCGGTGGCATTCATTTTCTTACTGTCCTCACTCTTTCCTTTATCTGCTCAACCTGCCTCCTTCACAATCTCACGAATGGCTTTGCCCGGCTTCAAGTGCATTCAAATAGCTAGCAAAGGCATTGCTGCTAACACCTTAGCTTGCTAACTGGGGGGGTGAAGACCTCCCGGCATTTGTCAGATCATTTACATGTCTGTTTTGGCACTTCAAGTTTAAGACATGTTAATTTGTGAAGACTGGAAAATATTTTGATCTGTGGCTAGGGATCATCATTATCAGACAATGTTAATTATTGAATATCTTCACAGATGATGGGGAATTGATACAAAAAATAGTCATCCATGCCAAATGTGGGAGCTACAACAGCCGTACAATCTTTACACTGTAGTAGGGTGGACATGTTATGTAAAGGCATAAAGATTACAGGCCAGAGTGTACAGGCCAGAGTGTACAGCGTTTGAGAAGCATTGGGCCACTGGACCAAAAGAAGTACTATGTCCCACATTTCACCACCTGCTGAGTTGTGGAAAGGAAAGGAGGAGTCGGGGTAAACCCAGTGGCCTACAGTCTAGAGTTCAGACAGAAATTCCCTGTTTTACACAatccctgtctgtgtgctgtcatAATCCCAGAATCTCTGTATTTGAAGTTACATTTTTACATTGCATTTTGAAAGTGAATTGTACAATCACCCTTGCAAAAGTGTCAGCATTCAATAGAACACAGAACTCTGATGCTGTCTGTAGGTTCTGGTGGGACATAATGGAGAGTGTTTTCCATCTCCTTACTGGGAATTCCTTATGTGGGTTTCATTAAGGGATTGCTGCTCTTCTGCTGTGGATTAATTACCCTAATCTGGAGAGGGCAGAGTAGGTTGGAGCTGGGATTATGGTCTCTCTCACAGCCCGTAGCATTTTAGCACTCACTTTAGCACAAACATACAGTACTTCcccacgcacgcacaaacacactctctcactcgcCCTTCACTCCCCATTCTCTGTCTCTTCAAAATATCCCATTATGTCAGATTATTCTTTGCTGGTTTGCAGCAGCCATTTTTCTTATAGGCTACTTGTTGTTGCTGTGCGGTATATTTATTAGGCAATAGGCACACACACTGCAAGCTCCAGTAGGCCTACATTTTTTGTTTATGTTTAATAAGGGAAAAGGACACGCATAGCGTGTGCAAACATCATGTTCAGTCTATGTAGTTCTCCGTTGAAGGCTTGACAGTCGACCCAAAGGAGTGTTCGTCGTGACTTGTCAGTTGTCAAGCTAGTGATATAATTCAGCGCCAGTTTTGATTATCTTAATGTTTTtttagttaactaggcaagtcagttaagaacaagttcttatttacaatgacggcctaggaacagtgggttaactgcctcgttcaggggcagaacaacagattttgaccttgtcagctcggggattcaatctagcaacctttacggttactggcccaatgctctaaccactaggctacctgccaggaTTGATGATTGTCCTGGTTGTCTGGATGGGCACATTAGAAGTGGGTGTGTGACAGTCTAATACCTCTGTCTCActttttttccctccctccccctcccatcgctctccctccatctgcagTGACCATGTCTTCCAGGGAGCGTCGGTCAGAACTGTACATCAAGGCAGAGCCCAGCAGTCCagatggaggtggtgggggcCGGGCCAGCCCAGGGGGAGCCTCCTCAgactcctcccagagtggtggaggtggaaaTAGAAGAGATGGGGTTGGGCGCTACTCACCCCATCTGTACACCCCAGCCCTGCGCTGCCACTTCAAGGAGGAGGGTGGGGACGGGGCAGAGGAGGGATCCACAGGTAGCGGAGGAGGGCGGTGCAAGTATGCCCTGAGCACGCTACCTAAGAGACTGTGTTTAGTGTGTGGAGACGTAGCCTCTGGCTACCACTACGGTGTAGCCTCGTGTGAAGCCTGCAAGGCCTTCTTCAAGAGAACCATCCAGGGTAAGGATGCTTGTGGGGGTGAAGTTGAGTGTGTGACAGTATGAGGATTGAAATGGGGTAGACCTTGATTGCTTTGACAAAAGTCTTATAtcgctgttttttttcttccttctCATCTCTCCGTCCTTCTTTCCACCAACTTGCCTTACCTAAGGTAACATTGAATATAGCTGTCCGGCGTCAAACGAATGTGAGATCACCAAGAGGCGCAGAAAGGCTTGCCAGGCGTGCCGCTTCACCAAGTGCCTCAAAGTGGGCATGCTGAAAGAGGGTGAGCATATGATCCATCACCCTTAACTATtggactggtctggtctggaggCACTGTTTGATGCCTTGTGACAAGTAGTTATTTGATTAAGATCTGCCTCTTTATCTCCATCCTTCTCCAAGCAAAGGGAACTttgttgtctctctttccctctcccctactctctttATCACGCTCTCTTCATTGTCGCGGTGTTGTGTGTCGTAGGAGTCCGTCTGGACCGAGTCAGAGGAGGGAGGCAGAAGTATAAAAGACGTCCAGAGGTGGAGAGCGCGACCTATCAGAGTGCCGCTTTACCGCTTAGGAAGGAAGGGGAGAAAGGTAAGGAAGGGACTGAGAAAACCGTGTCAGGTTCTGTCTTGAAAGAACACAACTGTGGGCCTCCAGAGTggcactagagattctgggttcaagtCAAAGCTCTGTTACAGCcgtccgtgaccgggagacccacggggtggcgcacaattggcccagcatcgaccgggttaggggagggtttggccggcagggatgtccttgtcccatcacacaCTAGTCACTCCTGTGTTGGGCCGGGTGtagtgcacactgacacggttgccaggtgtatgatgtttcctctgacacattggtgtggctggcttccttgttaagtgggcattgtgtcaagaagcagtgtgtctTGGTTGGGTtctgtttcggaggatgcacagctattgaccttcgcctctcccaagtctatacgggagttgcagcaatgagtcAAGACTGTAACTATAAATTGGAtgtcacaaaattggggagaaaaaggggtaaaaagaaAGAACACAACTCTGCAGGCAAGTTTTCTAAAGAGCCCTCATTTCCCAACAAAACCATTATATTAACATAATATCTTTTGTTTTATGGTAAATGTAACAGCTGTTGTGCCATAATGCttgctttctgtgtgtgtgtgacccaggaTCCTCCAGCATCATTGTGTCCCACCTCCTGGTGGCAGAGCCAGAGAAACTGTTTGCCATGCCTGACCCCCTGCAGCCTGATACGGCTCAGCGCACACTCACCACCCTCTGTGACCTCGCCGACCGCGAACTGGTCGTCATCATCGGCTGGGCCAAACACATCCCCGGTAAGGGGGGTAGGGAAGAggggtgggtgagggagggagattgGCATGGGAAGAGAATGGAGGAATGTAGTATGGGTCCACGGTGAAATAAGTTGGTTGGAACTAGCCCTCAGCACTTATCAGTAGCCCTGCAGTGGTTCACTATGTCTTATTCAGGGACTAGAATGCTGTCTCTTTGTATCAGCTGTCTGCCTAGTGATTGAGCAGTCAGtctgctctaaccctaaccctcccttccctTCATGTGTCCACCCTTGCAGGCTTCCTGTCGCTGTCCCTGGCAGACCAGATGTCGGTGCTGCAGTCGGTGTGGCTGGAGGTGCTGGTGCTGGGTGTGGCCTTCCGCTCCCTGGGCTGTGAGGATGAGGTCGTGTTCGCTGAGGACTTTGTCCTTGACGAGGAGATGTCTCGCGTGGCTGGACTGACAGAGCTCAACGCAGCCGTCAGCCAGCTGGCCCGACGCTTCCGCTCCCTGCAGCTGGACCGGGAGGAGTTTGTCATGCTCAAAGCCATCGCACTCACCAACTCAGGTAAACTAGCTATACAAAGTATAATCATAGAATATCCATCCAATCAGCATTATGTGGAGTGACATAACATGAAAATGTGATGAAAGCATTAGGTGAGACTGAAATATCGAACCCTCCATATGCACAATAAGCTACTAACATTCTTTATTGGAAGCACTACTCTACTTCAGTTTCATTTAGCAGATTGGTCCAAACAGTTTATTTCAGAGAAAATACACCCCAGAAAAATCAGCGCAGACAGATTAGTAAAGATTGTTGAAGTGCATAACTCCAGCCCTGAGGGACTGACAGACGATTACTGTAAACAGCAAATTCACCCCCACGGTCTGCTTAGCGTACAAAGGCACTATTTCTTTTATATTTGTCACGTTAGGGACCATTGCGTCCTATTACTTAATCACCTACGTTTACTGCCATACACAATCTTACAAAACCCTCTGTCCAAAAGGCAAAAGGAAGCTTTTAGAAATACACGCTGACCATGCTCGCCCTCTCCCCTGCCAGACTCTGTGTACATAGAGGACATAGAGGCGGTGCAGAAGCTGAGGGACCTCCTTCACCAgaccctgttggagctagagtgCCAGCGACGCCCCGAGGACCCCCAGCGGGCGGGccgtctcctcctcaccctcccccttCTCCGCCAGACGGCTGGTCGCGCCCTCACCACCTTCTACAGCATCAAGACCCGAGGCGGCGTGCCCATGCAcaaactcttcctagagatgcTGGAAGCCATGATGGACTCGccctagagagaagagaggaaagccAAGGAAAGAGGATGCAAGGGCATGAGAGACAGGGAATCTGCAAAGAATGAATGGCTGGCTAGTGTGATTGGAGAAGTTTTTATTCGATTTTGATAATGAAGAATGTGGAGATTGTCTCtggattgtttttgtttttttatcatCGACCTCTTCAGAGATTCAAGTGTGTTTAAAAACAGAGAGAACCCATGTACATTTATTAGATGCCCTCTGTGGAGGTTGATGGTGGAATATAACTCCTTAATACATGACCGCCAAACTTTGTTGAAAGACTCCAAGACTCGGTCAGTTCAAATATGGGAATAAACTACATCCAATCAATCTGAATGACAGAATCATATTAGATGTCCACTATCCCTAACCTTCAGATGATAAACTACTGAAGGACTGCAGTGAGATATCTAAGACCAGACTGTAACCTTGTGGCTAAGACTTTATGGCGAACGATGCAATTACCTCCCTCCACACAAAAGCCATACTAAAATACCAGACAAAGAAATAGCCATTGGCAATGACTGCAGTATGGGGTCAGACCGACATGCACCCATAAGAGTATTTGTAGGTTTCTCTACATACACAGTCTTACAATGCATTCATATGAATTACTTGCAATGTGTTTTTAAGCAATACTTTACAATTAATTGCAAGAAAAATAATAGTTGTGACTCGTATGGCAATGACTGGCTATACATATAGGCTTAGGTGGCCAGGTGGGTGTGGAAAAACTGCTTTATAAAAGGCTGTGCAATTGATTATTAGTCTAAGAAAAGAAGAGTATTATGATTGTCAACAAAATGTTGATGTGTCTCTTTACTTGGGAGTTGTTAGATTTTATTTATACTGTAAGTAGACTCAATGGGTACACAAAAAATGGAATACTGCTCAAGTAGTTGTGTGCGAGACAGAAGGGAAGGTTTACTGCAGTGTTGGCACCACATTGAAGCAATGAAGGTGCAGCAaaatcaggggggggggggggggggggggcgacagTTCTACTTTTTGGAATAATTGATTCTCCAGATCTCTTCGCTAGTCCTCTCCAACCAGTCTGATTCAGATGGAATGTGCTGCTTGAAACCGTTCGTTTGATTAACTGAATAGGCCATTATGAGTGATCAAATTGACTTGGGACTCAAATTATGAATTTAAACGGTTATATTTTCATTGTTGTGCCAGCGAAACAGATTGCTGCTGCTCTTGCAGCCGCTCAAAGACTGAAGAAAGGGACCTCTGTTGTTTTGACCTGGAGGTCCTCGTACTGTGTATGATCTTTGAACTGCAAGCATATCGGTGCCCAAATGGGGCATTGAATTGCAACACATTCAGCCTCATATGGGAAGCTCCAGCCCAGTCTGACAGATACCATAGTTTTAATCCTTTTCAAACCCACtgagcacacactggttgaatcaatgtggcTTCCACACAATTTCAATGAAACtacattgaaccaacgtggaatagacgtatTACTAGAAATAACTGAAAACCGTTTTGAATGTGTGTTTTCACTGTTAAAGAAAACGTTTGAACATGCCAATGAGAGCTGAAGCCTGTAAATGTAGGAGACGGTCCCTGACATGAATGATGGAATAGATTAGACTGGTTGccactgttaattgaaattcatgcTTGAGTATCTGGATTTTCCAACGTAGTTTTTTCTTTCTTGGATTTTAAGGCTCTCGCATTTAAATTGTTACACTTGGCCTCAGGTTTGGTACTGAAATAAAGCAATCCATTGAGAATGTTGTGACTTATGTTTTTCAAATGGATTTTAGTATGAATTTTTTTCTTCTGACAATGCTTTGAATCTGTGAAGAAAACCATGTCCTTTAGGAATTGTTACACCATTACTGAATTGACATACTCCCCTCTTAAGTATCCCACCTACATTATCTGTCAGAGATTCTGCAGTCTGTTCACTCTCCCAAACAAATGTTCTAGATTTATAATGTACCCATTAATTTCTGTTCTTCATGGCTGTGGATTGTTTGCATTTGACGTTTTGATTTGtgactatttgaaatctttttattttttatattttttgttttttattgaACAGTAGCATTAGGTGCCAATTGGCTCAACTCTGTTCTATATCTTGCGGTCTGATTTGTTCTTTGTTCAATCATTATTTTGTCATTTTGTTTCTCAAAGGCGACTTGGAATTTTTGAAAATGTGTAAACAAACATGGATGCCTGGGTCCAGTTTAAGAaagttgtaaaaatatatatataaatgtttgTGTCAATAATaactaatataataatacaaaGGTAGTGTTTTCAGAAGGATACGCATTATGTAATGTCACTTTGTCTGTCATATATAGGTACGGTTCGGGGGGCATTTAGAGTATCACAATTTAGAGGATGTAAAATCATTGGTGGTTGTTGTAAAATGAGCAATACAAGAAATTACCAAAACTCTGTTTCACATTTCCTTGTATAGTCACAATGTAAATTCAACAtaaacagtaataataataataatgacatttAATAGTAGTACTAAAGCTTATAACATGGAAAAGTTCAAAtcaatatttgtatttttaaaaatACTGTATTTAAAAGATTAAATGATATTTTTTACTCAATTTGCTGATATTTGTTGATACTCATTTGATCTTTTGTGTGGGTTTAAGTCAAATGGCtgtgaatgtctgtgtgtgtatgtactgtttTTCAGTAAGCTACAATGGTTATTTTGATGTGACTGTCTAAACAAAATTATTAAATTACAGGTGCATTATTACTATGAAGAAAAGACAAATGCTACACTGAAGTAAACAAGGGGTAGATTAAAATATTGTAGGTGCTTTGTGTTTTGTAATAAATTAACACACATCATCACATTTCATTGGTCTCGTACGTCTTCTGTCATGATTTGTTTGTTAGAAtgtttgtctgtctgctgctgtcctGTTTCCCAGTCATGTTATAAACTGTTTCCTGTCCTGCTCAGCAAAGTTCATGAGTCAGATATAAACACAGAGATCCTCTTAAATTAGTTCTAATATGCAATTATATGgattgtgccttcagaaagtagtcataCCCCCTTGATTTATTCTACTTTTGGTTgtggtacagcctgaattcaaaatggatcacattctacacacaatacctcataagtaaaaaaaatatgtttttagaaatgtttctgaatacagaaatatctaagtATTAACACCCCTGAGTagatactttgtagaagcatctttgtcagtgattacagctgtgagtctttctgggtaagtctctcagACTTTTCCACATCTAGGTTGTGTtacgtttggggcaaatccaatacaacacatcactgagtaccactctccatatttgaattcacctttcagcaggataataacctaaaacacaaagccaaatctacactggagttgcttagtAAGAAAAGGGTGAACATTCCTGAGtggttgagttacagttttgGCTTAAATCTAttttaaaatctatggcaagacctgaaaatagttgtctggcaatgatcaataaccaatttgacaagagtttgaagaattttgaaaatattaATGGGCAATTGTTGCACATTACAGGTGTGGAACGCTCTTAGATACATAcccagactcacagctgtaatcactgccaaaggtgcttctacaaagtattgactcagtgtgaatacttatttaattagatatttctgtatttcattgtcaattaatttgaaaaaaaatctaaaaacatgttttcactgtaattatggggcattgtgtgtagatgcgtgagaaaaaatatatttgatcAATTTTCAATGTGGAATAAGGCAAGGGGTGTACCTGAGTTCAATTTTGAGTCTCCtagcaagggtctgaatacttatgtaaataaggtaattcagttttattttatttgataaattcatcaaaatttccaaaaacctgttttcgctttgtcattatgaggtattttgtgtagattgatgaggattttttatttatttaatcaattctagtataaggctgtaacacaacaaaatgtggaataagtcaaggggtatgaatactttccgaagacacATTTGGAAActgttcagaccccttcactttttccaaatgttgttactttacagccttattctaaaattcattGAATGTAGTTTTTttctcatcaacctacacacaataacccataatgacacagcaaaaacgtgtttttagaaatgtttgcaaatgtcttcaaaataaaaaaaacttaaaTAATTATTCatcccctttactcagtactttgttgaagcacccttggcagtgattacagcctcgaatcttcctaggtatgacgctacaaccttggaacacctgtatttggagagtttctcccattcttctctgcagatcctctcaagctctgtcaggttggatggggagcgtcgctcgcagctattttcaggtctctccagagatgtttgttcAAGTTCAAGTccatgctctggctgggccaatcaaggacattcagagacttttcccgaagccactcctgcattgtcttggctgtttgcttaAGGTTGTAttcctgttggaaggtcaaccttcgccccagtctgaggtcctgagcgctctggagcaggttttcatcgaggatctctctgtactttgctccgttcatcttgtcatcaaacctgactagtctcccagtcccttccgctgaaaaatatccccacagcatgatgctgccaccaccatgcttcaccgtagggatggtagcaggtttcctccagatgtgacgcttggcattcaggccaaggagttcaatcttcgtttcagcagaccagagaattttgtttctcatgagctaagagtcctttagttgcctttaggcaaactccaagcggctgtcatgtgccttttactgaggagtggcttccgtctggccactctactataaaggcctgattggtggagagctgcagagatggttgtccttctggaaggttctcccatctccacagaagaactcggagctctgtcagagggaccat
This window contains:
- the LOC115135623 gene encoding steroid hormone receptor ERR1-like, with the protein product MSSRERRSELYIKAEPSSPDGGGGGRASPGGASSDSSQSGGGGNRRDGVGRYSPHLYTPALRCHFKEEGGDGAEEGSTGSGGGRCKYALSTLPKRLCLVCGDVASGYHYGVASCEACKAFFKRTIQGNIEYSCPASNECEITKRRRKACQACRFTKCLKVGMLKEGVRLDRVRGGRQKYKRRPEVESATYQSAALPLRKEGEKGSSSIIVSHLLVAEPEKLFAMPDPLQPDTAQRTLTTLCDLADRELVVIIGWAKHIPGFLSLSLADQMSVLQSVWLEVLVLGVAFRSLGCEDEVVFAEDFVLDEEMSRVAGLTELNAAVSQLARRFRSLQLDREEFVMLKAIALTNSDSVYIEDIEAVQKLRDLLHQTLLELECQRRPEDPQRAGRLLLTLPLLRQTAGRALTTFYSIKTRGGVPMHKLFLEMLEAMMDSP